Proteins encoded within one genomic window of Diorhabda sublineata isolate icDioSubl1.1 chromosome 1, icDioSubl1.1, whole genome shotgun sequence:
- the LOC130452375 gene encoding angiotensin-converting enzyme-like isoform X3 has protein sequence MVAVGVILYFVLSVHAKDPNIEEEEMSAYNLLQTINKKNEENSYRSSLAQWDYESNITDANLEKALAISAEVAESEKEAWQQVKQFNWKSFSDYNIKRQFMFYSVLGSSALPENDYKYLKKNISEMEAIYAKGKICDYHNKTKCDLALEPEITNILANSKNEEELKHVWIEWRNTVGRKCRENYKHYVKLSNQAAKLNDFNNQGEYWLFNYEDPDFKDQIARLWDQLKPLYLQIHAYVRYKLKEKYGDVVTEKGPIPAHLLGNMWAQTWSNIASFTLPYPEVEDSDVTSEMIKQNYTVLKMFKTAEDFFVSINLTSMPQSFWEKSILEKPTDRELVCHASAWDFYNGKDFRIKQCTDINIEDLTTAHHEMGHIEYFLQYKDQPVTYRSGANDGFHEAVGDLISLSFKSTKHLRKIGLVNTKTDDPKIVLNNLYKIGLDKIAFLPFGYLIDLWRWDVFSGNTTSDNYNCKWWELREKYQGLEPPVDRSEEDFDPAAKYHIVADVPYLRYFISFVIQFQFHRALCEKAGEYEPNNANKPLHECDIYQNTNAGNSLKKMLAMGASRPWPDAMEALTGQRNMDAGGLLEYFKPLQDWLEKENVKNGVFIGWEKTKRVCVRTRQELESKKQQEEESTE, from the exons ATGGTGGCTGTCGGTGTCATTTTGTATTTCGTTCTATCGGTCCACGCCAAAGATCCGaatatagaagaagaagaaatgagcGCTTACAACTTACTGCAAAcgataaataagaaaaatgaagaaaattccTATAGATCTTCACTCGCCCAATGGGATTACGAATCTAATATAACGGATGCGAACTTGGAAAAAGCT TTGGCGATATCGGCGGAAGTGGCCGAAAGCGAAAAGGAAGCTTGGCAACAGGTCAAACAATTCAATTGGAAATCTTTTTCGGATTATAACATAAAAAGgcaatttatgttttattctgTATTAGGATCATCAGCTTTACCAGAAAAcgattacaaatatttaaaaaagaacatCAGCGAAATGGAGGCGATTTATGCGAAAGGAAAAATTTGCGATTATCATAATAAAACTAAATGCGATTTGGCATTAGAACCAG aaataacgAATATCCTTGCGAATTCTAAAAACGAAGAAGAACTAAAACACGTTTGGATCGAATGGAGAAATACAGTGGGTCGTAAATGtagagaaaattataaacattacgTCAAATTATCGAATCAAGCCGCTAAACTTAACGATTTCAATAATCAAGGGGAATATTGGTTATTTAATTATGAAGATCCGGATTTTAAAGATCAAATTGCAAGGTTATGGGATCAGCTGAAACCGTTGTACTTGCAAATTCACGCTTACGTGCGGTATAAACTCAAAGAAAAATACGGGGATGTTGTAACTGAAAAAGGACCGATACCAGCACATTTATTAG GAAATATGTGGGCTCAAACTTGGAGTAACATAGCCAGTTTTACTTTACCTTATCCAGAAGTTGAGGATAGCGATGTAACATCAGAAATGATAAAACAG AATTATACGGTTTTGAAGATGTTCAAAACAGCTGAGGATTTCTTCGTATCTATTAATTTGACGTCTATGCCTCAAAGTTTTTGggaaaaatcgattttagaAAAACCTACCGATAGAGAATTAGTTTGCCACGCATCCGCTTGGGATTTTTACAACGGAAAAGATTTCAG gATAAAACAGTGCacggacattaatattgaagatCTGACAACGGCGCATCACGAAATGGGGCATATCGAATATTTTTTGCAGTATAAGGATCAACCGGTTACTTATAGGAGCGGAGCAAATGAtg GTTTTCACGAGGCCGTTGGCGATTTGATTTCGTTGTCGTTTAAATCGACGAAGCATTTGAGAAAAATCGGATTGGTTAACACGAAAACTGACGATCCGAAAATAGTcctcaataatttatataag ATTGGTTTGGACAAAATAGCATTTTTACCGTTCGGATACTTGATCGACCTTTGGAGATGGGACGTTTTCTCCGGAAATACCACATCGGACAATTACAATTGCAAATGGTGGGAATTGAGGGAGAAATATCAAGGTTTGGAACCACCAGTCGATCGATCCGAAGAAGACTTCGACCCCGCAGCCAAATATCACATAGTCGCCGATGTTCCCTACCTCAG gTATTTCATAAGTTTCGTGATCCAGTTCCAATTCCATAGGGCCCTTTGCGAAAAGGCGGGCGAATACGAACCGAACAACGCCAATAAACCCCTCCACGAATGCGACATATACCAAAATACCAACGCGGGAAATTCCCTTAAAAAAATGCTTGCTATGGGCGCCTCGAGACCTTGGCCCGACGCCATGGAAGCCCTGACGGGGCAAAGGAATATGGACGCCGGCGGTCTATTGGAATATTTTAAGCCTCTTCAAGATTGGttggaaaaagaaaatgttaaaaacgGCGTGTTTATCGGATGGGAAAAAACTAAAAGAG TATGTGTTCGAACTCGTCAAGAACTAGAATCAAAGAAACAACAAGAAGAAGAATCTACCGAGTAA
- the LOC130452375 gene encoding angiotensin-converting enzyme-like isoform X1 has product MNFFKKHKKWIIIITLTAMVAVGVILYFVLSVHAKDPNIEEEEMSAYNLLQTINKKNEENSYRSSLAQWDYESNITDANLEKALAISAEVAESEKEAWQQVKQFNWKSFSDYNIKRQFMFYSVLGSSALPENDYKYLKKNISEMEAIYAKGKICDYHNKTKCDLALEPEITNILANSKNEEELKHVWIEWRNTVGRKCRENYKHYVKLSNQAAKLNDFNNQGEYWLFNYEDPDFKDQIARLWDQLKPLYLQIHAYVRYKLKEKYGDVVTEKGPIPAHLLGNMWAQTWSNIASFTLPYPEVEDSDVTSEMIKQNYTVLKMFKTAEDFFVSINLTSMPQSFWEKSILEKPTDRELVCHASAWDFYNGKDFRIKQCTDINIEDLTTAHHEMGHIEYFLQYKDQPVTYRSGANDGFHEAVGDLISLSFKSTKHLRKIGLVNTKTDDPKIVLNNLYKIGLDKIAFLPFGYLIDLWRWDVFSGNTTSDNYNCKWWELREKYQGLEPPVDRSEEDFDPAAKYHIVADVPYLRYFISFVIQFQFHRALCEKAGEYEPNNANKPLHECDIYQNTNAGNSLKKMLAMGASRPWPDAMEALTGQRNMDAGGLLEYFKPLQDWLEKENVKNGVFIGWEKTKRVCVRTRQELESKKQQEEESTE; this is encoded by the exons ACTGACAGCTATGGTGGCTGTCGGTGTCATTTTGTATTTCGTTCTATCGGTCCACGCCAAAGATCCGaatatagaagaagaagaaatgagcGCTTACAACTTACTGCAAAcgataaataagaaaaatgaagaaaattccTATAGATCTTCACTCGCCCAATGGGATTACGAATCTAATATAACGGATGCGAACTTGGAAAAAGCT TTGGCGATATCGGCGGAAGTGGCCGAAAGCGAAAAGGAAGCTTGGCAACAGGTCAAACAATTCAATTGGAAATCTTTTTCGGATTATAACATAAAAAGgcaatttatgttttattctgTATTAGGATCATCAGCTTTACCAGAAAAcgattacaaatatttaaaaaagaacatCAGCGAAATGGAGGCGATTTATGCGAAAGGAAAAATTTGCGATTATCATAATAAAACTAAATGCGATTTGGCATTAGAACCAG aaataacgAATATCCTTGCGAATTCTAAAAACGAAGAAGAACTAAAACACGTTTGGATCGAATGGAGAAATACAGTGGGTCGTAAATGtagagaaaattataaacattacgTCAAATTATCGAATCAAGCCGCTAAACTTAACGATTTCAATAATCAAGGGGAATATTGGTTATTTAATTATGAAGATCCGGATTTTAAAGATCAAATTGCAAGGTTATGGGATCAGCTGAAACCGTTGTACTTGCAAATTCACGCTTACGTGCGGTATAAACTCAAAGAAAAATACGGGGATGTTGTAACTGAAAAAGGACCGATACCAGCACATTTATTAG GAAATATGTGGGCTCAAACTTGGAGTAACATAGCCAGTTTTACTTTACCTTATCCAGAAGTTGAGGATAGCGATGTAACATCAGAAATGATAAAACAG AATTATACGGTTTTGAAGATGTTCAAAACAGCTGAGGATTTCTTCGTATCTATTAATTTGACGTCTATGCCTCAAAGTTTTTGggaaaaatcgattttagaAAAACCTACCGATAGAGAATTAGTTTGCCACGCATCCGCTTGGGATTTTTACAACGGAAAAGATTTCAG gATAAAACAGTGCacggacattaatattgaagatCTGACAACGGCGCATCACGAAATGGGGCATATCGAATATTTTTTGCAGTATAAGGATCAACCGGTTACTTATAGGAGCGGAGCAAATGAtg GTTTTCACGAGGCCGTTGGCGATTTGATTTCGTTGTCGTTTAAATCGACGAAGCATTTGAGAAAAATCGGATTGGTTAACACGAAAACTGACGATCCGAAAATAGTcctcaataatttatataag ATTGGTTTGGACAAAATAGCATTTTTACCGTTCGGATACTTGATCGACCTTTGGAGATGGGACGTTTTCTCCGGAAATACCACATCGGACAATTACAATTGCAAATGGTGGGAATTGAGGGAGAAATATCAAGGTTTGGAACCACCAGTCGATCGATCCGAAGAAGACTTCGACCCCGCAGCCAAATATCACATAGTCGCCGATGTTCCCTACCTCAG gTATTTCATAAGTTTCGTGATCCAGTTCCAATTCCATAGGGCCCTTTGCGAAAAGGCGGGCGAATACGAACCGAACAACGCCAATAAACCCCTCCACGAATGCGACATATACCAAAATACCAACGCGGGAAATTCCCTTAAAAAAATGCTTGCTATGGGCGCCTCGAGACCTTGGCCCGACGCCATGGAAGCCCTGACGGGGCAAAGGAATATGGACGCCGGCGGTCTATTGGAATATTTTAAGCCTCTTCAAGATTGGttggaaaaagaaaatgttaaaaacgGCGTGTTTATCGGATGGGAAAAAACTAAAAGAG TATGTGTTCGAACTCGTCAAGAACTAGAATCAAAGAAACAACAAGAAGAAGAATCTACCGAGTAA
- the LOC130452375 gene encoding angiotensin-converting enzyme-like isoform X2 → MHHENNRRLTAMVAVGVILYFVLSVHAKDPNIEEEEMSAYNLLQTINKKNEENSYRSSLAQWDYESNITDANLEKALAISAEVAESEKEAWQQVKQFNWKSFSDYNIKRQFMFYSVLGSSALPENDYKYLKKNISEMEAIYAKGKICDYHNKTKCDLALEPEITNILANSKNEEELKHVWIEWRNTVGRKCRENYKHYVKLSNQAAKLNDFNNQGEYWLFNYEDPDFKDQIARLWDQLKPLYLQIHAYVRYKLKEKYGDVVTEKGPIPAHLLGNMWAQTWSNIASFTLPYPEVEDSDVTSEMIKQNYTVLKMFKTAEDFFVSINLTSMPQSFWEKSILEKPTDRELVCHASAWDFYNGKDFRIKQCTDINIEDLTTAHHEMGHIEYFLQYKDQPVTYRSGANDGFHEAVGDLISLSFKSTKHLRKIGLVNTKTDDPKIVLNNLYKIGLDKIAFLPFGYLIDLWRWDVFSGNTTSDNYNCKWWELREKYQGLEPPVDRSEEDFDPAAKYHIVADVPYLRYFISFVIQFQFHRALCEKAGEYEPNNANKPLHECDIYQNTNAGNSLKKMLAMGASRPWPDAMEALTGQRNMDAGGLLEYFKPLQDWLEKENVKNGVFIGWEKTKRVCVRTRQELESKKQQEEESTE, encoded by the exons ACTGACAGCTATGGTGGCTGTCGGTGTCATTTTGTATTTCGTTCTATCGGTCCACGCCAAAGATCCGaatatagaagaagaagaaatgagcGCTTACAACTTACTGCAAAcgataaataagaaaaatgaagaaaattccTATAGATCTTCACTCGCCCAATGGGATTACGAATCTAATATAACGGATGCGAACTTGGAAAAAGCT TTGGCGATATCGGCGGAAGTGGCCGAAAGCGAAAAGGAAGCTTGGCAACAGGTCAAACAATTCAATTGGAAATCTTTTTCGGATTATAACATAAAAAGgcaatttatgttttattctgTATTAGGATCATCAGCTTTACCAGAAAAcgattacaaatatttaaaaaagaacatCAGCGAAATGGAGGCGATTTATGCGAAAGGAAAAATTTGCGATTATCATAATAAAACTAAATGCGATTTGGCATTAGAACCAG aaataacgAATATCCTTGCGAATTCTAAAAACGAAGAAGAACTAAAACACGTTTGGATCGAATGGAGAAATACAGTGGGTCGTAAATGtagagaaaattataaacattacgTCAAATTATCGAATCAAGCCGCTAAACTTAACGATTTCAATAATCAAGGGGAATATTGGTTATTTAATTATGAAGATCCGGATTTTAAAGATCAAATTGCAAGGTTATGGGATCAGCTGAAACCGTTGTACTTGCAAATTCACGCTTACGTGCGGTATAAACTCAAAGAAAAATACGGGGATGTTGTAACTGAAAAAGGACCGATACCAGCACATTTATTAG GAAATATGTGGGCTCAAACTTGGAGTAACATAGCCAGTTTTACTTTACCTTATCCAGAAGTTGAGGATAGCGATGTAACATCAGAAATGATAAAACAG AATTATACGGTTTTGAAGATGTTCAAAACAGCTGAGGATTTCTTCGTATCTATTAATTTGACGTCTATGCCTCAAAGTTTTTGggaaaaatcgattttagaAAAACCTACCGATAGAGAATTAGTTTGCCACGCATCCGCTTGGGATTTTTACAACGGAAAAGATTTCAG gATAAAACAGTGCacggacattaatattgaagatCTGACAACGGCGCATCACGAAATGGGGCATATCGAATATTTTTTGCAGTATAAGGATCAACCGGTTACTTATAGGAGCGGAGCAAATGAtg GTTTTCACGAGGCCGTTGGCGATTTGATTTCGTTGTCGTTTAAATCGACGAAGCATTTGAGAAAAATCGGATTGGTTAACACGAAAACTGACGATCCGAAAATAGTcctcaataatttatataag ATTGGTTTGGACAAAATAGCATTTTTACCGTTCGGATACTTGATCGACCTTTGGAGATGGGACGTTTTCTCCGGAAATACCACATCGGACAATTACAATTGCAAATGGTGGGAATTGAGGGAGAAATATCAAGGTTTGGAACCACCAGTCGATCGATCCGAAGAAGACTTCGACCCCGCAGCCAAATATCACATAGTCGCCGATGTTCCCTACCTCAG gTATTTCATAAGTTTCGTGATCCAGTTCCAATTCCATAGGGCCCTTTGCGAAAAGGCGGGCGAATACGAACCGAACAACGCCAATAAACCCCTCCACGAATGCGACATATACCAAAATACCAACGCGGGAAATTCCCTTAAAAAAATGCTTGCTATGGGCGCCTCGAGACCTTGGCCCGACGCCATGGAAGCCCTGACGGGGCAAAGGAATATGGACGCCGGCGGTCTATTGGAATATTTTAAGCCTCTTCAAGATTGGttggaaaaagaaaatgttaaaaacgGCGTGTTTATCGGATGGGAAAAAACTAAAAGAG TATGTGTTCGAACTCGTCAAGAACTAGAATCAAAGAAACAACAAGAAGAAGAATCTACCGAGTAA